The Sorangiineae bacterium MSr11367 genome window below encodes:
- a CDS encoding TauD/TfdA family dioxygenase: MNAGSSALPEWQGVTTRAVDARERPYASGETLLPVVIEAHRFRDVRTLREFLVTHSAALKDTMYEHGAILLRGFDVQRDEDFEGIVTSLDATRPMSGYFMSEPGRDKIAGTRAVFNTNSFYKTGGGLHLGGFHSENFYSTDVPAVQSFWCKEPPSLGGETALVQSTHMYADLPDALKQKFEGERVLAGILPLSTVAARYRLSVDAVKAFCLEAGLEVKGDSVLVHKPAVYKHWCTGRLALQINFSSEIKGLDAALRRLIAPSYRGLRWALPRLGWRYPAVAALLPALESWRLALQVLVGGMAALAGRVFGKHAAANGPAASTGRIAERLTPEDVETLAAAIWRHTSVFTWKRGDVLIFDNLQLLHAGMPGRGRREIRVMMCDPIRMDLPLASGLFEAPRANPAYESMGTRLERLAEASPAP; encoded by the coding sequence ATGAATGCAGGTTCTTCCGCGTTGCCCGAGTGGCAAGGCGTGACGACACGCGCCGTGGACGCTAGGGAGAGGCCGTACGCCAGCGGCGAGACCCTCTTGCCGGTGGTCATCGAGGCCCATCGATTTCGCGACGTCCGAACCTTGCGCGAATTCCTGGTCACCCATTCGGCTGCGCTCAAGGACACGATGTACGAGCACGGCGCGATTCTGCTGCGCGGATTCGACGTCCAGCGCGATGAGGACTTCGAGGGCATCGTGACGAGCCTCGATGCCACACGGCCGATGTCGGGCTACTTCATGAGCGAGCCCGGCCGAGACAAGATCGCGGGTACCCGCGCGGTCTTCAATACGAATTCATTCTACAAGACGGGCGGCGGCCTCCATCTCGGTGGATTTCATAGTGAGAATTTCTATTCGACCGACGTCCCTGCGGTTCAGAGCTTTTGGTGCAAAGAGCCGCCCTCCCTCGGCGGAGAGACCGCGCTCGTGCAGAGTACACATATGTATGCCGATCTGCCGGATGCGCTGAAGCAAAAGTTCGAAGGGGAGAGGGTGCTCGCGGGAATCCTTCCGCTGTCGACCGTGGCCGCGCGCTATCGGCTGTCGGTGGACGCCGTGAAGGCGTTTTGCCTCGAGGCCGGGCTCGAGGTGAAGGGCGATTCGGTGCTCGTCCACAAGCCTGCGGTATACAAGCATTGGTGCACGGGGCGGCTCGCTCTCCAGATCAATTTTTCGTCCGAGATCAAAGGCCTCGACGCGGCACTTCGACGGTTGATCGCGCCGAGCTATCGCGGCCTTCGATGGGCCCTGCCGCGCCTCGGCTGGCGTTACCCCGCGGTGGCTGCGCTGCTGCCGGCGCTCGAGTCGTGGCGCCTCGCGCTCCAGGTCCTGGTCGGTGGCATGGCCGCGCTGGCGGGACGCGTGTTCGGCAAACATGCGGCAGCGAACGGCCCTGCGGCCTCCACGGGACGGATCGCCGAGCGGCTCACGCCGGAAGACGTCGAGACGCTCGCCGCGGCGATTTGGCGGCACACGTCGGTCTTTACCTGGAAGAGGGGCGACGTCCTCATCTTCGACAATTTGCAATTGTTGCACGCGGGCATGCCCGGGCGCGGCCGCCGTGAGATCCGCGTGATGATGTGCGACCCGATCCGGATGGACTTACCGCTTGCATCGGGGCTCTTCGAGGCGCCGAGGGCGAATCCTGCGTACGAATCGATGGGCACCCGCTTGGAGCGCCTCGCGGAGGCATCGCCCGCGCCATGA
- a CDS encoding multidrug ABC transporter permease/ATP-binding protein translates to MNLLRSMFRQSRRTIVLVLAFSIASSGLSVLTIAFINGRLLTAPPALGPALVHYAGLLLALFAFTVAAHATMVRLAQRSMYELRRTLVKRVLDTDIERLEALGSARILASLSSDTGHITTALIAFPAAAYGATLSICGFGYLAWLSPRLFLATAGWIALVAVVSVAVLTRTYRHARAMRESEDGLYADYQAVIEGRKELALNRERARFVYEREFEPNALRNRDQTTRASILNGFNDAWINAMVLGAIGLSFFLAHGFGWASTGVAATYALTILFLRGPLTDVAHTIPVLVNAGVSLNKVHALELAEYQPAFEPAGASLPSDWSTLSLEALTFRYPGAGEGFHVGPIDLTLRRGEVVFLVGGNGSGKSTIARLLTGLYRPRSGRIRMDAAVIGDTQMPSFRRLFASVFSDFHLFRHVLGPGGANANEAEILEWLETLDMTHKVSLEGGALSDTRFSFGQRKRLALLLAVMEDRPILVLDEWAADQDPVFRRIFYMELLPLFKAVGKTVFAITHDEHYFHLADRVLKADGGQLFEYRPRHESALRPREVTVR, encoded by the coding sequence GTGAACCTGCTTCGTTCGATGTTTCGCCAAAGCCGCCGTACCATCGTGTTGGTTCTGGCGTTCAGCATCGCGAGCTCCGGGCTCAGCGTTCTGACCATCGCCTTCATCAACGGGCGGCTTCTGACCGCGCCGCCCGCCCTCGGGCCCGCGCTGGTGCACTATGCCGGCCTGCTGCTCGCGCTGTTCGCCTTCACCGTGGCCGCACACGCCACCATGGTCCGCCTCGCCCAGCGATCCATGTACGAGTTGCGCCGCACACTGGTGAAGCGCGTGCTCGACACCGACATCGAGCGCCTCGAGGCCCTGGGCTCGGCGCGCATTCTGGCCAGCTTGAGCAGCGACACCGGGCATATCACCACTGCGCTGATTGCATTTCCTGCGGCCGCGTACGGCGCCACGCTCAGCATTTGTGGTTTCGGCTATTTGGCATGGCTGTCCCCGCGGCTGTTTCTCGCCACCGCGGGGTGGATCGCCCTGGTGGCCGTGGTGAGCGTCGCCGTGCTGACCCGCACCTACCGCCACGCCCGCGCCATGCGCGAATCGGAGGACGGGCTCTATGCCGATTACCAAGCGGTCATCGAAGGCCGCAAGGAGCTCGCCTTGAACCGGGAGCGCGCCCGCTTCGTCTACGAGCGCGAGTTCGAGCCGAATGCCCTCCGCAATCGCGATCAGACCACGCGTGCGAGCATCCTCAATGGCTTCAACGATGCCTGGATCAATGCCATGGTGCTCGGCGCCATCGGCTTGTCCTTCTTCCTGGCGCACGGTTTCGGCTGGGCGAGCACGGGGGTTGCGGCCACGTATGCGCTCACCATCCTGTTCCTGCGCGGCCCCCTCACGGACGTCGCCCATACGATTCCCGTCCTGGTGAATGCAGGCGTCTCGCTGAACAAGGTGCACGCGCTGGAGCTCGCGGAGTACCAGCCGGCGTTCGAGCCTGCCGGCGCGTCGCTTCCGTCGGATTGGAGCACGTTGTCCCTGGAGGCGCTCACCTTCCGCTACCCGGGCGCCGGCGAAGGCTTTCACGTGGGCCCCATCGATTTGACCCTGCGGCGGGGCGAAGTCGTATTTCTCGTGGGTGGGAACGGGAGCGGCAAATCGACCATCGCGCGCCTGCTCACCGGGCTTTACCGGCCGCGCAGCGGGCGAATTCGCATGGATGCCGCGGTCATTGGCGATACGCAGATGCCTTCGTTTCGCCGGCTGTTCGCCAGCGTCTTTTCCGACTTTCATCTGTTTCGCCACGTGCTCGGACCGGGCGGCGCGAACGCGAACGAAGCCGAGATCCTCGAATGGCTCGAGACGTTGGACATGACCCACAAAGTGAGCCTCGAAGGCGGCGCCCTGTCGGATACACGATTTTCCTTCGGGCAGCGCAAACGCCTCGCGCTCTTGCTTGCCGTCATGGAAGATCGCCCCATCCTCGTCTTGGACGAGTGGGCCGCCGACCAAGACCCCGTTTTTCGGCGCATCTTCTACATGGAGCTGCTGCCGCTCTTCAAAGCCGTCGGTAAGACCGTATTTGCCATTACGCACGATGAGCACTATTTCCATTTGGCCGATAGGGTCCTCAAGGCCGACGGCGGGCAATTGTTCGAATACCGGCCCCGGCACGAATCGGCTTTGCGACCGAGAGAGGTGACCGTACGATGA
- a CDS encoding penicillin acylase family protein has protein sequence MKWWLKAIAGIAAVGVLSASGGTWYAARSLPQVDGEVTLAGMSAPIEIVRDASAVPHIYAATERDAYFGLGYVHAQDRLWQMELGRRLGSGTLSEILGAAALEQDRAVRTMGLRHVAEENLRVLDPDARAMLDAYVAGVNALLDEKRPLPPEFAVLRTEPSPWTAIDSLVWLRVMATTLAGNLDQEMQRLALRAKLSPKQISELFAPYPDETLPPLPDSRALYGQIDTEAREVLAKMPRRAAGSVGSNNWVVDGRRTETGKPLLANDPHLQLTAPAVWYFAHLSAPGLNVIGGTFPGVPGVVLGRNDHVAWAFTNTISDTQDFFVEKPAPDDPASYLTPSGRAPFQVRDEVIRIKDAPDETLRVRSTRHGPIVSELKGMTRTVPDMPPGYLMALRSVVLEHDDRSLEFPLRAAHAKNADEFLAATKSFHSPQQNIVYADGDGAIGFIAAGRVPLRGVEDDVQGRIPVPGWVDRYDWTGFIPWEDLPQVRNPESGKIVTANQKITPLGYPHSISSDWVRPYRSERISTLLDATAKHATGSFEKIQLDLHSGSAAVLLPHLIALGGAAARDGDEKAIFQRLRGWNGDMVGTSLEPLVFAAWVRELDRVMYEDEVGDLFPMVWAERIDFLDHVLSNVDGQNRWCDDVRTPSPESCQEAVETAYRNTMAYLKKEFGTHYEDWTWGAAHPSHSAHMVLGQVPLLGRWFNVDVPGVGDNETVNVGGYAVDAPEQPFCSGVGPGFRAVYDLADLEKSVFVLSTGQSGHPLSSHYRDLNALWSRGEYVPLRTGRPSADAGRIGLLRLRPR, from the coding sequence AATGGAGCTCGGTCGCCGCCTCGGTTCGGGAACATTGTCCGAGATCCTCGGGGCGGCGGCGCTCGAGCAAGATCGCGCCGTTCGGACCATGGGGCTGCGGCACGTGGCCGAGGAAAACCTGCGCGTGCTCGACCCCGACGCGCGTGCGATGTTGGACGCCTACGTCGCGGGGGTAAATGCTCTCCTCGATGAAAAGAGGCCGCTGCCCCCGGAGTTCGCGGTCCTGCGCACCGAGCCAAGCCCGTGGACGGCCATCGATTCGCTGGTCTGGCTCCGCGTGATGGCCACCACCCTCGCGGGCAATCTCGATCAAGAGATGCAACGCCTCGCGTTGCGCGCGAAGCTGTCGCCGAAACAGATCTCCGAGCTGTTTGCTCCGTACCCCGACGAGACGCTGCCGCCCTTGCCCGATTCGCGCGCGCTGTACGGCCAGATCGACACGGAGGCGCGCGAGGTTCTGGCCAAAATGCCTCGTAGAGCGGCCGGCTCCGTGGGATCGAACAATTGGGTCGTCGACGGTCGACGAACCGAGACAGGCAAACCGCTGCTGGCCAACGACCCGCACCTGCAGCTCACCGCACCCGCCGTTTGGTATTTCGCCCATCTGAGCGCGCCCGGTCTGAATGTGATCGGCGGCACGTTTCCCGGCGTTCCCGGGGTCGTCCTCGGGCGAAATGATCACGTGGCGTGGGCCTTCACCAACACCATCTCGGACACCCAGGACTTCTTCGTGGAGAAGCCGGCGCCCGACGATCCCGCATCGTACCTGACCCCCTCCGGGCGCGCGCCCTTCCAGGTCCGCGACGAGGTGATTCGCATCAAAGATGCACCGGACGAAACCCTGCGCGTCCGCTCCACCCGCCACGGGCCCATCGTCTCGGAACTCAAGGGAATGACCCGGACCGTACCCGACATGCCGCCGGGCTACCTCATGGCGCTTCGCTCCGTCGTCCTGGAGCACGACGACCGCAGCCTCGAATTTCCCCTTCGGGCGGCCCACGCCAAGAACGCCGACGAATTTCTCGCGGCCACGAAGAGCTTCCATTCGCCCCAACAGAACATCGTCTACGCCGATGGCGACGGTGCCATCGGGTTCATCGCCGCCGGCCGCGTTCCACTTCGCGGCGTGGAGGACGACGTCCAGGGGCGCATTCCCGTGCCTGGCTGGGTGGACCGCTACGATTGGACCGGCTTCATTCCTTGGGAAGACTTGCCCCAAGTTCGAAATCCCGAATCGGGAAAAATCGTCACGGCCAATCAAAAGATCACGCCACTGGGATATCCTCATTCGATTTCGTCGGATTGGGTGCGCCCGTATCGATCGGAACGCATTTCCACCTTGCTGGACGCGACGGCGAAGCACGCGACGGGGAGCTTCGAGAAGATTCAGCTCGATCTTCACAGCGGTTCGGCGGCGGTCTTGCTTCCACACCTGATCGCTCTCGGGGGCGCGGCCGCGCGCGACGGGGACGAGAAGGCCATTTTCCAGCGTTTGCGCGGCTGGAACGGCGACATGGTCGGCACGTCGCTGGAGCCCTTGGTCTTTGCCGCCTGGGTTCGAGAGCTCGACCGCGTGATGTACGAGGACGAGGTGGGCGATCTGTTCCCGATGGTCTGGGCCGAGCGCATCGATTTTCTCGACCACGTGCTTTCCAACGTCGATGGTCAGAATCGATGGTGCGACGACGTTCGCACCCCTTCGCCGGAGTCGTGCCAGGAGGCCGTCGAAACGGCGTATCGCAATACTATGGCTTATCTGAAGAAAGAATTCGGCACGCACTACGAGGATTGGACGTGGGGAGCCGCGCATCCTTCGCACTCCGCCCACATGGTGCTCGGGCAGGTGCCGCTGCTCGGCCGCTGGTTCAACGTCGACGTGCCCGGGGTGGGGGACAATGAAACGGTGAACGTCGGCGGCTACGCCGTGGATGCTCCCGAGCAGCCGTTCTGCAGCGGGGTGGGGCCCGGATTCCGTGCCGTCTACGATCTGGCCGACCTCGAGAAATCGGTGTTCGTGCTCAGCACCGGGCAGTCGGGCCATCCGCTGTCATCGCATTATCGAGATCTCAATGCCCTCTGGTCGCGCGGCGAGTACGTGCCCCTGCGCACCGGGCGCCCTTCGGCCGACGCGGGGCGCATCGGCCTTTTGCGTCTTCGTCCCCGCTGA